The following are from one region of the Stigmatella ashevillena genome:
- a CDS encoding GumC family protein, whose protein sequence is MDGFVNGPAPAGMTPLNVMRFVRAFWRRKWVVLGVAVLITGAASLQALRQPKVYAASTSLIIDVTAPRILDGEVKEVMGEERSNYWFNKEYYTTQNEIITSRAVSMRVVDKLGLQHDAGFLGLSHLKDEKERSQAMQGADAAGLLQSRIRVLPVRDSRVVTVSVEDLEPQRAALLANEVAQAYMAENLALKLRTTESATVWLEERRAELEQSSKVSELALYDFKKESDVLSTSLEDRMSIVSDRINSYNLALTEVRTRIAGLQGRVESIRHLRKSSQAGDMTWAEAVPGADDTALQEFKRSFIEQRVACVELAERYLPEHPKMLECERKLAVVKEDFVRSLNNVVRKAEAELAEAEAKEKNLVRLLSVTKDEAFEVGKKEIEFDRLRREADNNRRLYELVLKRLKDIELSGLLRTSNVRVLDPARPQFLPIKPNVRRSVMMAMALGLLVGVGVVVLLEFLESSISSQADVEQKLGLAFLGFVPRVEGKGESPGERDLYVHRQPKSSVAECCRAIRTNLLFMSPDKPFKTLVVTSSGQQEGKSTSCIFLGVAMAQSGNRVLLLDTDMRRPRLHKAFGVPNDVGISSLVVGEGTLDRAVKSTEVPNLFVLPCGPIPPNPAELLHTQAFAELLKTVSGKFDRILLDSPPLNAVSDSAVLATQVDGVVLVLRAGKTHHDAARRALRSLADVQAQMYGAILNDLEATDGRYKESYLYPGDYGQREEVKDRVASS, encoded by the coding sequence TTGGATGGTTTTGTGAACGGCCCGGCCCCCGCCGGCATGACGCCTTTGAACGTGATGCGCTTCGTGCGCGCGTTCTGGCGCCGCAAATGGGTCGTCCTCGGGGTCGCCGTGCTCATCACCGGCGCAGCCTCCTTGCAGGCCCTGCGCCAGCCCAAGGTGTATGCCGCCAGCACCTCGCTCATCATCGACGTCACCGCCCCGCGCATCCTCGATGGCGAGGTGAAGGAGGTGATGGGCGAGGAGCGCAGCAACTATTGGTTCAACAAGGAGTACTACACCACCCAGAACGAGATCATCACCTCGCGCGCGGTGTCCATGCGGGTGGTGGACAAGCTGGGCCTTCAGCACGACGCGGGCTTCCTGGGGCTGTCCCACCTCAAGGATGAGAAGGAGCGCAGCCAGGCCATGCAGGGCGCGGACGCGGCGGGGCTGCTCCAGTCGCGCATCCGGGTGCTGCCGGTGCGGGACTCGCGCGTGGTGACGGTCTCCGTGGAGGACCTGGAGCCCCAGCGGGCCGCGCTGCTCGCCAACGAGGTGGCCCAGGCCTACATGGCGGAGAACCTGGCCCTGAAGCTGCGCACCACCGAGAGTGCCACGGTGTGGTTGGAAGAGCGCCGGGCGGAGTTGGAGCAGAGCTCCAAGGTGAGCGAGCTGGCCCTGTATGACTTCAAGAAGGAGTCGGACGTGCTGTCCACCTCGCTGGAGGACCGGATGAGCATCGTCAGCGACCGCATCAACAGCTACAACCTGGCGCTGACGGAGGTGCGCACGCGCATCGCGGGGCTCCAGGGGCGCGTGGAGTCCATCCGGCACCTGCGCAAGTCCTCCCAGGCGGGGGACATGACGTGGGCGGAGGCGGTGCCGGGCGCGGATGACACGGCGCTGCAGGAGTTCAAGCGCAGCTTCATCGAGCAGCGCGTGGCGTGCGTGGAGCTGGCCGAGCGGTACCTGCCCGAGCACCCGAAGATGCTCGAGTGCGAGCGCAAGCTGGCCGTGGTGAAAGAGGACTTCGTGCGCAGCCTCAACAACGTGGTGCGCAAGGCGGAGGCGGAGCTGGCCGAGGCGGAGGCCAAGGAGAAGAACCTCGTGCGCCTGCTGTCCGTCACCAAGGACGAGGCGTTCGAGGTGGGCAAGAAGGAGATCGAATTCGACCGCCTGCGCCGCGAGGCCGACAACAACCGCCGCCTGTACGAGCTGGTCCTCAAGCGCCTCAAGGACATCGAGCTGTCGGGGCTGCTGCGCACCAGCAACGTGCGCGTGCTGGATCCGGCCCGGCCGCAGTTCCTGCCCATCAAGCCCAACGTGCGGCGCAGCGTGATGATGGCGATGGCGCTGGGGCTGCTGGTGGGTGTGGGGGTGGTGGTGCTGCTGGAGTTCCTCGAGAGCAGCATCTCGTCCCAGGCGGATGTGGAGCAGAAGCTGGGGCTGGCGTTCCTGGGCTTCGTGCCGCGCGTGGAGGGCAAGGGGGAGAGCCCCGGCGAGAGAGACCTGTACGTCCACCGCCAGCCCAAGTCCTCCGTGGCGGAGTGCTGCCGGGCCATTCGCACCAACCTCCTGTTCATGTCTCCGGACAAGCCCTTCAAGACGCTGGTCGTCACCTCCAGCGGGCAGCAGGAGGGCAAGTCCACGAGCTGCATCTTCCTGGGCGTGGCCATGGCCCAGAGCGGCAACCGGGTGCTCCTGCTGGACACGGACATGCGGCGGCCGAGGCTGCACAAGGCCTTCGGTGTTCCCAATGACGTGGGCATCAGCTCGCTGGTGGTCGGCGAGGGCACGCTGGACCGGGCGGTGAAGAGCACCGAGGTGCCCAACCTCTTCGTGCTGCCCTGCGGCCCCATTCCCCCCAACCCGGCGGAGCTTCTGCACACCCAGGCGTTCGCCGAGCTGCTGAAGACGGTCAGCGGGAAGTTCGATCGCATCCTGCTCGACAGCCCGCCGCTCAATGCCGTGTCGGACTCGGCGGTGCTGGCCACGCAGGTGGATGGCGTGGTGCTGGTGCTGCGCGCGGGGAAGACGCATCACGATGCGGCCCGGCGGGCGCTGCGCTCCCTGGCGGATGTGCAGGCTCAGATGTACGGCGCCATCCTCAATGATCTGGAGGCGACGGACGGCCGGTACAAGGAGTCGTACCTCTACCCTGGTGACTACGGCCAGCGCGAGGAGGTGAAAGACCGGGTGGCCTCGTCGTGA
- a CDS encoding bifunctional glycosyltransferase/class I SAM-dependent methyltransferase, with protein sequence MTSPLSVILPYTPATASAAAHFAHALAGQHEVVLAGEGAVAVTPGPRLHVLSGWVGKGAAIRAALAKVTSPVTVLQDPDEAYSLAAYEALCRPIHEDTADGVFGRRTVPGLNPELLADRALGGFTRFVTDTSLEDPLTGARAFRTEALRSVTLTSDDDAVDAELVVKLAAQLYRLAEVPLTLSAAPSRSLASHLSRLRTLVRYATVRNDADNQHEGYTSLERMDGANNYNAWLGRRFREHLGRRVLEIGAGIGTITRELEAGRELLIALEVDGFYVDRLKNLFRGKPHVRPYLSDVALADWESLQAERLDTIVLSNVLEHIPDDAAAVRRFRQILPVGGKVVILVPALPQLFGSMDEAVGHYRRYTPQALREVLEAGGFTVDTLEWMNLVGIPGWFVNSRLLRRRAMPRFQLKLYDRLAPLLAQTEQHVKLPVGMSLFAVARVTEEAR encoded by the coding sequence GTGACTTCGCCTCTGTCCGTCATCCTCCCCTACACGCCGGCCACGGCCTCCGCAGCAGCCCACTTCGCCCATGCCCTGGCGGGCCAGCACGAAGTGGTCCTCGCGGGAGAAGGGGCGGTGGCGGTCACGCCGGGCCCTCGGCTGCACGTTCTGTCCGGGTGGGTGGGCAAGGGTGCGGCCATCCGGGCGGCGCTGGCCAAGGTGACGAGCCCGGTGACGGTGCTCCAGGATCCGGACGAGGCCTACAGCCTGGCCGCCTACGAGGCGCTTTGCCGCCCCATCCACGAGGACACGGCGGACGGGGTCTTCGGCCGCCGGACGGTGCCGGGATTGAACCCGGAGCTGCTGGCCGACCGGGCGCTGGGCGGCTTCACCCGGTTCGTCACGGACACGTCCCTGGAGGATCCGCTTACGGGGGCCCGGGCCTTCCGCACGGAGGCCCTGCGCTCGGTCACCCTGACGAGCGACGACGACGCGGTGGACGCGGAGCTGGTCGTGAAGCTCGCCGCCCAGCTCTACCGGCTGGCCGAGGTGCCGCTGACGTTGAGCGCGGCACCCAGCCGCTCCCTGGCCTCGCACCTGTCCCGGCTGCGGACCCTGGTGCGCTACGCCACCGTCCGCAACGACGCGGACAACCAGCACGAGGGGTACACCTCGCTGGAGCGCATGGATGGCGCCAACAATTACAACGCCTGGCTGGGCCGACGCTTTCGCGAGCACCTGGGCCGACGCGTGCTGGAGATTGGCGCCGGCATCGGCACCATCACCCGCGAGTTGGAAGCGGGGCGGGAGCTGCTCATCGCGCTCGAGGTGGACGGCTTCTACGTGGACCGGCTGAAGAACCTGTTCCGGGGCAAGCCCCACGTGCGGCCGTACCTGTCGGACGTGGCCCTCGCCGACTGGGAGTCGCTCCAGGCCGAGCGGCTCGACACCATCGTCCTGTCCAACGTGCTGGAGCACATCCCCGATGACGCGGCGGCGGTGCGCCGCTTCCGGCAGATCCTCCCCGTGGGGGGCAAGGTGGTCATCCTGGTGCCCGCCCTGCCCCAGCTCTTCGGCTCGATGGACGAGGCGGTGGGCCACTACCGGCGCTACACGCCCCAGGCGTTGCGCGAGGTGCTGGAGGCCGGTGGCTTCACGGTGGACACGCTGGAGTGGATGAACCTGGTGGGCATCCCAGGCTGGTTCGTGAACAGCCGCCTGCTGCGCCGGCGCGCGATGCCCAGGTTCCAGCTCAAGCTGTACGACCGGCTGGCGCCTCTGCTCGCACAGACGGAGCAGCACGTGAAGCTGCCGGTAGGCATGAGCCTGTTCGCCGTGGCCCGCGTCACGGAAGAGGCCAGATGA